In Bacillota bacterium, a single genomic region encodes these proteins:
- a CDS encoding ABC transporter ATP-binding protein produces MTAAIQTSDLTKYYGKSRGIVGLNLKVGEGEFFGFIGPNGAGKSTTIRTLLDFIHPTKGTASIFGLDCQRDTREIKKDVGYIPSEVAYYDDMRVRDLLDYSAKFYPGDHTPRMKELATLFEVELDRRIEDLSFGNRRKVAILQALQHRPKVLVCDEPSAGLDPLMQSRFFKVLEEENQRGTTIFFSSHILSEVQRLCHRVGIIKDGRLLRVEDIDKLRTSRYRKVKVELGSPDRAAAFKPAGADDLKVHDRTVEFLYRGKINGLLRTLAEAPDLENVWMEEPSLEEIFLHYYEREEK; encoded by the coding sequence ATGACCGCCGCCATCCAGACCAGCGACCTGACCAAGTACTACGGGAAGTCGCGCGGCATCGTCGGCCTGAACCTGAAGGTCGGTGAGGGAGAGTTCTTCGGCTTCATCGGCCCGAACGGGGCCGGCAAGTCGACGACCATCCGCACCCTGCTGGACTTCATCCACCCGACCAAGGGCACGGCGTCGATCTTCGGTCTCGACTGCCAGCGGGATACCCGGGAGATCAAGAAGGACGTCGGCTACATCCCCTCCGAGGTCGCCTACTACGACGACATGCGGGTTCGCGACCTGCTGGACTACTCGGCCAAGTTCTACCCGGGGGACCACACCCCCCGGATGAAGGAGCTGGCCACCCTCTTCGAGGTCGAGCTGGACCGCCGGATCGAGGACCTGTCCTTCGGCAACCGCCGCAAGGTCGCCATCCTCCAGGCCCTCCAGCACCGGCCCAAGGTGCTCGTCTGCGACGAACCGTCGGCCGGGCTGGACCCGCTGATGCAGTCGCGCTTCTTCAAGGTCCTCGAGGAGGAGAACCAGCGGGGGACGACCATCTTCTTCTCGTCCCACATCCTCAGCGAGGTCCAGCGGCTCTGCCACCGGGTCGGGATCATCAAGGACGGCCGCCTGCTGCGGGTCGAGGACATCGACAAGCTGCGGACGAGTCGGTATCGCAAGGTCAAGGTCGAGCTGGGCTCACCGGACCGGGCGGCCGCCTTCAAGCCGGCCGGCGCCGACGACCTGAAGGTCCATGACCGCACGGTCGAGTTCCTCTACCGCGGCAAGATCAACGGCCTCCTGCGGACCCTGGCCGAGGCGCCCGACCTGGAGAACGTCTGGATGGAGGAGCCCTCGCTTGAGGAGATTTTCCTCCACTACTACGAGCGGGAGGAGAAGTGA